The Cryptococcus gattii WM276 chromosome B, complete sequence genome has a segment encoding these proteins:
- a CDS encoding Hypothetical Protein (Similar to TIGR gene model, INSD accession AAW40741.1), translating to MTTFNSASWGLASEREYVPMTTRESGRPSSRLKSIAIRLLPTAVILAIGLLIGSNIPLYLSIYSRRPSGAISLLPRALPPVASSSVADQLVSLGLPPPEEPIPNVVHYVYGLADDQPDFPYFAYLAMRSALVSLKPDVVYFHCINEPKGYWWERVKDWEGWIDDQGLRRGMMEIKRARDVQWVGSSKRPVVHFAHKADIIRLEVLLQYGGIYLDIDTFVLRSFSSASLLQYDTVLALEAHGLTFLRKPGSDDEMRPKGLCNAVIIARRGAEFLRRWLDSYEDFREDRWTEHSVEMPWILAQMYPTLVTVLSERTFFWPLWTDDHIHAVYATKEYDFEESGQLAYHAWESKARPYLSALDPSTITQIETSFTRMVRRFREPDELKRWRAVGKEDGAGSGTGLGEGDEEASRKRLLQDGRPRGVR from the exons ATGACCACCTTCAATTCTGCCAGCTGGGGACTGGCTAGTGAGAGAGAGTATGTGCCTATGACGACCCGTGAGAGCGGTCGACCTTCT TCACGGTTAAAATCCATCGCGATACGATTACTGCCCACTGCTGTGATTTTAGCTATTGGTCTATTAATAGGATCCAACATCCCCTTATATCTTTCAATATATTCACGACGACCATCAGGCGCTATATCACTACTGCCAAGAGCTTTGCCTCCCGTTGCATCATCAAGTGTCGCCGACCAGCTCGTCTCGTTAGgtcttcctcctccagaAGAACCAATACCGAATGTGGTACACTATGTATACGGCCTTGCCGATGATCAGCCAGACTTTCCATACTTTGCGTATCTGGCAATGAGAAGTGCGCTGGTCAGTCTCAAGCCGGACGTAGTATATTTTCACTGTATCAACGAGCCCAAGGGCTACTGGTGGGAGAGGGTTAAGGACTGGGAGGGATGGATAGACGATCAGGGTCTTAGGAGGGGTATGATGGAAATCAAGAGGGCAAGGGATGTGCAGTGGGTGGGATCGAGCAAGAGACCTGTCGTCCAT TTTGCTCACAAAGCCGATATAATCAGATTAGAGGT ACTCTTACAGTATGGTGGTATATACCTGGACATCGATACATTTGTCCTtcgctccttctcctcggcgtctcttcttcagtATGACACTGTCTTGGCATTAGAGGCCCATGGACTTACTTTTCTTCGCAAACCCGGATCGGACGATGAAATGCGTCCCAAAGGACTTTGCAATGCCGTCATAATAGCACGAAGAGGGGCAGAATTTTTGAGGAGGTGGCTAGACAGCTATGAAGATTTCAGAGAGGACAGGTGGACAGAGCACTCAGTG GAGATGCCGTGGATATTAGCTCAGATGTACCCTACATTGGTAACTGTCTTGTCAGAGAGGACGTTTTTTTGGCCTCTTTGGACAGATGATCATATCCATGCAGTGTATGCGACAAAGGAGTATGACTTTGAAGAATCCGGTCAACTCGC GTACCATGCATGGGAATCCAAAGCTCGGCCCTACCTCTCCGCTCTTGATCCTTCCACCATCACTCAAATCGAGACCTCTTTCACTCGCATGGTTCGCCGCTTCCGTGAACCTGACGAACTAAAACGGTGGCGCGCGGTTGGTAAAGAAGATGGTGCTGGAAGTGGAACAGGACTAGGtgaaggtgatgaagaagcgAGCAGGAAGAGGTTGCTACAGGACGGAAGACCCCGGGGGGTTCGGTAA